The following proteins are encoded in a genomic region of Chitinophagaceae bacterium:
- the recO gene encoding DNA repair protein RecO has translation MLHKTKGIVLHHIKYGDTSIICKILTQDKGLQSFIINGVRTTKSRMNNSLFQHLQPLDIVFYFKENRSLQRIKEAYPNPVITKIPNSISKSTTAIFIAEILYRSLPEDIFNEQIFEFVYGDILTLENSGNQNDFVFHFLLNLSEILGFQPQNEGKNKRYFDMREGVFCDSKPDYADIIEGPATSFLNALLQKESTLHFNEKVKNFLLNKLIEYYRIHLKDFQSIRSVALLNPEYFD, from the coding sequence ATGTTGCATAAAACAAAAGGAATTGTATTGCATCATATAAAATATGGTGACACCAGCATTATATGCAAGATTTTAACACAGGACAAAGGGTTACAATCATTTATAATAAATGGAGTTCGAACAACAAAAAGCCGAATGAACAACAGTCTTTTCCAGCACCTTCAACCACTGGACATCGTTTTTTATTTTAAAGAAAACAGATCCCTTCAACGAATAAAAGAGGCTTACCCCAATCCGGTTATAACAAAAATTCCAAATAGTATATCAAAAAGTACTACTGCCATTTTTATCGCAGAAATTCTGTATCGCTCCCTGCCTGAAGACATCTTCAATGAGCAAATTTTTGAATTTGTTTATGGAGACATACTTACATTGGAAAATTCAGGTAATCAAAATGACTTTGTCTTTCACTTTTTACTAAACCTATCAGAAATTCTTGGTTTTCAACCTCAAAACGAAGGGAAAAATAAACGATATTTCGACATGAGAGAGGGTGTTTTTTGTGATTCAAAACCTGACTATGCAGACATCATTGAAGGTCCGGCTACTTCTTTTCTAAATGCATTACTACAAAAAGAAAGTACACTACATTTTAATGAAAAAGTAAAAAATTTCCTGCTGAATAAATTAATCGAATATTACAGAATACACTTGAAAGATTTTCAATCTATTCGATCGGTAGCATTGCTAAACCCTGAATATTTTGATTAA
- a CDS encoding CapA family protein has product MLSNIIFWKSLFSGHYRISLILVLAFGFSVLNACTSADTKTTTFDEYVSSVKVVDSTKERQPKYTTLTISAVGDIMVHQTQINAQRVNDSTYDFTNNFAFLSPYFNASDILIGNLETTLAGSGRPYSGYPKFNTPDALAEALKIAGFHIISTANNHLYDMGGEGMLRTLSVLEKNKLLSAGTRKDTLTDNFILKNKNEITIGFTSYTYESPKVNNQKTINGLIVKKEHQNLINSFDYEKLNDAFKEMKVTVDSMKSKGAEVIIFYLHWGNEYHRSENHFQREIADSLNRMGVDIIFGSHPHVLQPVKIIQSPIDSHITVVAYSLGNFISNQRYETLNNRYTEDGVILNIEVNKNHTTGQIQIKAITYTPTWVHRYYRENKPVYEILPLPDVIVNADSFKVSGENLIHRLRQSFRQSVEIIEKDLVPAAGIQFESRITEKNEILLTE; this is encoded by the coding sequence ATGTTATCTAATATCATTTTTTGGAAAAGCCTGTTTTCAGGCCACTATAGAATATCGCTAATTCTTGTCTTAGCATTTGGTTTTTCTGTTTTAAATGCCTGCACTTCTGCCGATACTAAAACCACAACTTTCGATGAGTATGTAAGTTCTGTCAAAGTAGTAGATTCAACGAAAGAGAGGCAGCCAAAATACACAACTTTAACGATTAGTGCGGTTGGAGATATAATGGTTCATCAAACGCAAATAAATGCCCAGAGAGTTAACGACAGCACATATGACTTTACAAATAATTTTGCCTTTCTGAGTCCGTATTTTAATGCTTCTGACATTCTGATTGGAAATCTGGAAACAACTCTTGCCGGATCCGGCAGACCATACAGCGGGTACCCGAAATTCAATACTCCGGATGCATTGGCAGAAGCACTTAAAATTGCCGGATTTCACATTATTTCCACTGCAAACAATCATTTGTATGATATGGGAGGTGAAGGTATGTTGAGAACACTGAGCGTATTGGAAAAAAACAAGTTACTGAGTGCAGGTACACGAAAAGACACGCTTACCGATAATTTTATACTTAAAAATAAAAACGAGATTACGATTGGCTTTACCTCTTATACTTATGAATCCCCTAAAGTCAACAACCAAAAAACTATAAATGGTTTAATTGTAAAAAAGGAACATCAAAACTTAATTAACTCTTTTGATTATGAAAAGCTTAATGATGCTTTTAAGGAAATGAAAGTAACTGTCGATTCCATGAAATCTAAAGGGGCTGAGGTAATTATTTTTTACCTGCATTGGGGAAATGAATACCATCGAAGCGAAAATCATTTTCAACGGGAAATTGCAGACTCTCTTAACCGCATGGGGGTTGATATAATTTTTGGAAGTCACCCACACGTATTGCAACCTGTTAAAATTATTCAATCACCAATAGACAGCCACATAACAGTTGTGGCCTATTCTTTGGGGAATTTTATTTCCAATCAGCGCTATGAAACGTTAAATAACAGATACACAGAAGACGGTGTTATTTTAAACATAGAAGTAAACAAAAATCACACTACAGGGCAGATACAAATTAAAGCTATAACTTATACCCCAACCTGGGTACACAGATACTACCGGGAAAATAAGCCGGTATATGAGATTTTGCCTTTGCCGGATGTCATTGTAAATGCAGATTCTTTTAAGGTTTCCGGAGAAAACTTAATACACAGGCTGAGACAATCTTTTAGGCAGAGTGTAGAAATAATTGAAAAAGATTTGGTTCCTGCTGCCGGAATTCAGTTTGAGTCCAGAATAACAGAAAAGAATGAAATTTTACTTACGGAGTAA